Sequence from the Clostridium botulinum genome:
TACCAATAAAGTCTTATCATCTATATAGTTCTGTGATTCCCCCCCACTGCAATACTCACTATTTCCGAATGTAACTTCTGATATTAAATTATTATAATGTTCTGTATCAAAAGGCTTATCACTTTGAATTTTTACTTGTACTTTTAAATTATGCTTTGTTCCTGTAGCACTATCTAAAGTTATTTTAAGTCCATTTTGCTCAACAGTTTTATTTATTTTAACTGAATATTCCTCTTCCTTATCATAACTTGTATTTTCACAAGTTACTGAAGTCTCACTTACCTTATCATCAGCTAAAGCTTTAACTTGTCCTACACCTAAGCTTGTCATAAATACCATAACACCAAGTATTGGTCCTAATATTTGGCTTAATTTCTTATTTAACATTAAAATTACCCCTTTATATTTCTCTTATTTTTACTTTATATTTATATTTTACCATTATTTTTACATTTATGCATATCCATACACATACACATACCACACACTTTTCTACTATCTTCTAATGGTATTTAGAACAATTATTTTATGATATAATGTATATATTAATGCCAATTGGGGTGAAATGTATGAATAAGACTAAGTTAAGAGATTGTAAGTTAAATTTTAATAAATTAAAAGACATTATATGTATTGCAACTTTTGGAAGTTATAATGAAACTTGTTTTGATAAAAACAGAAGTGATATAGATGTTATGATCTTATCTATTAATGAACTTGAATGGGAAGATGAAATTGAAATTGAAGATTACTTAACTCCAATTCTAAAAAATTATTTTAAACATGATAATATACATGTTACATTTATAACTGGTTTTGTTTATCCATTTGGTGAACTACTTATAAATAGTAATGATAAGATAATTATTTTAGAAGAAAAATATTTAGATTACGTTCTTGGATACTCTACTTTTAAAAGAGATAGGGAGTACTTAGAAATAATACGCGAAGAAAATTTAAAAGATTTAAAGGAGAATAGAAATGGTTTATTATAAATACAAAAAAGAAAAACTTGAAGAAAAATTTTCTGAAAGTAAGGTTTTTTTAGTTCGAATAAGGGAGTGTCTAGAAAGAAGTCCCAATAGTGAAGATGAAATAATTGATGAAGCTATGATATCTTATTTCAATTCTTTTTGTGAATTTATAATTGATATGTGTGAAACTTACTTAGTTTCTACTGATAATTTTATTCCAAATAAATCTGGACCAGATATAATTCAATTATCTAGTGACTTTGGATTTATATCTAAAGAAGATTCAAAAAGGCTTCAAGGAATTGTTAAACTAAGAAATAGATATATACATGATTATTATCAAAGAAAATTATCAAGAGATAGAATTTTAAATGTTTGTAGGAAAGAAATTAAAACATTGGATATGTTTCTTGAAATATCTACTGAAAAAATAACTTTAGTTCTAAAATAAAAAAACATTACTGGAATTCATATTTTCCAGTAATGTTTCTAAAATTAAGATATAAATCACACAGAATCATCTATACTCTTAACTGTACAAAAATATTTATAGCATCACCCAATATTTACCATATACCATCTATTACAGAATCTATGTTTTCAATAGCTTTTTCTATAGCCTTATTTTTTTCTTCTTCTGTTGTTCCTGTTCCATCTACTAATAGTTCTTCAAATTTTTCAATCCCCATAAATTTCATTATACTTTCTATATAATGAACACCTTTATCCATCACCATCTTTAGTAATACATTCATTTTCGCTCCAGATGATTGTATATATACAGCACCTCTTGGTTTATCATTTAATAACCCTTCTGGTTTTTCCCCATCTTTTATATCAACTGTTTTTCCATCCATAACTATACAATCAATGTATTCTTTTAATGGTGCTGGAAAAGACATACTCCACATTGGTGCAGCAATTACATATACATCTGCTTCTTTAAATTGATCTGTTAATTTAACTATTTTATGAACTTCTTCTTGTTGTTTTTTATCCAGTTTATTAAATGCATCTTCATTTACTAGACAGCTTCTCTTTTCAAAATATTCATATTCAAGTCTTGGTATATGACACTTATACAAATCTAGTTCCTCTATTTCAAAGTCACTGTGTTTCTCTAAAAATCTATTTACAAAAGCCCTTCCTACAGTTTTACTTGCAGACAAATTTTCAGGCTTTGAGTTTACAGTTATATAAAGTAATTTTTTCATAAGAACACTCCTTACATTTACCTATTTATTTTATTATTTGCAATTTAGTGTACTTAATACATAAAACAGAATTGTTATTAAGTTATTTTCTATAAAGGTAACTTAATAACAACCTTAGCTCCACCCATTTCCTTTAAATTTTCTAATATAAGATTTCCACCATGTTTTTTTATAATATTTCTAGTTATATACAAACCCATACCATAATGATTTTTAGAATTTCTACTTTTATCACCTTGATAAAACTGTTCTGTTGCTGAATCTAGTTCTTCATTAGTAAAACCTCTTCCATTATCTTCAATTGCAAAACTTATATACTCATTATCAGAATCAACACTAAATAAAATTTCACCTTTTACAGGACAATAATCAATTGCATTTGTAATAATATTTATAATTGCACGTTTTAAAGATACCCTATCAACATTAATTATTTCTATATTTGTTTTAACTTCATTTGTAAGTTTAATTTGCTTATCTTTTATTAATAAAATTCCTTGCTCTATTATTTCATTTATAAATATTTTTAAATTCACATTTTCTTTTTTAAGCATAACTTCTTTTTCTGATTTCATAATTTCTATTAAAGATTTTATATAATACTCCATATTTTTAACTTCACCTAATATATTTTCATTAAATATAACTTGATCTGAATTTAAATTAAGTTCATTTAAAAGCTCTGCATTTCCCTTAATAATTGTTAACGGAGTTTTTATATCGTGAGCTA
This genomic interval carries:
- a CDS encoding nucleotidyltransferase domain-containing protein; the encoded protein is MNKTKLRDCKLNFNKLKDIICIATFGSYNETCFDKNRSDIDVMILSINELEWEDEIEIEDYLTPILKNYFKHDNIHVTFITGFVYPFGELLINSNDKIIILEEKYLDYVLGYSTFKRDREYLEIIREENLKDLKENRNGLL
- a CDS encoding HepT-like ribonuclease domain-containing protein, producing the protein MVYYKYKKEKLEEKFSESKVFLVRIRECLERSPNSEDEIIDEAMISYFNSFCEFIIDMCETYLVSTDNFIPNKSGPDIIQLSSDFGFISKEDSKRLQGIVKLRNRYIHDYYQRKLSRDRILNVCRKEIKTLDMFLEISTEKITLVLK
- a CDS encoding FMN-dependent NADH-azoreductase gives rise to the protein MKKLLYITVNSKPENLSASKTVGRAFVNRFLEKHSDFEIEELDLYKCHIPRLEYEYFEKRSCLVNEDAFNKLDKKQQEEVHKIVKLTDQFKEADVYVIAAPMWSMSFPAPLKEYIDCIVMDGKTVDIKDGEKPEGLLNDKPRGAVYIQSSGAKMNVLLKMVMDKGVHYIESIMKFMGIEKFEELLVDGTGTTEEEKNKAIEKAIENIDSVIDGIW